The genome window TCTCTGTGGCGCTGGTTGAAGAGGGAATGATCGATGAAGGGAAGGTCAACGACTGGTTCCGCGAGGTGCTCTCCACGATGGGAACGAAGATTTACCGGATGAAGGGCATTCTGAACGTCGAAGGACGCGACCAGCGGTTCGTGTTTCAGGGAGTCCACATGTTGTTCGACGGCAAGGCGGACCGAGCCTGGAAGAAGGGGGAAGCCCGCAGCAACCAACTGGTGTTTATCGGAAAAGATCTCGACCGCGCGGCGTTGACGAAAGGATTTCGGTCATGCCTCGTCTAGCCAAGTCGAAGGCGGTCATCACGTTGGGCCCGGCAGGGTATGCCAGGCTCGGCGATTACATCAATCGCGTGGCCTTCTCTGCGGATGGCACCGGGCTGGCGGCTTGTTCCGCATCGGGACAAGTCTCGATTTGGCAGGTGCCTACGGTGCAACCGATCGGCGATCTCAGAGGCCATGACCGGTCGACTCTCACGCTCGCCTGGCATCCGAGCCGCAGCGAGTTGGCAACGGGTGGGCAGGATGGCGTCGTCAGGCTCTGGGGCCTCGATGCAAGCGCGGAGAGAGCCGTGCTTCCCGTGGGAGAGCAGGGTTCGTGGGTCGAACATCTGGCCTGGTCTCCGGACGGGCGCTTTCTGGCGGCATCGGCAGGGAAGAGCCTCCGGATCTGGACTGTGGATGCGGCGAGTAGCTCGCAGCTGGTTGCGGATGTACCGGCGCACAAAACGACTGTGTCGGCGCTGTCCTGGATGCCGAATGGCGGAGGTGTCATTTCCTCCTGCTATGGAGGTGCGTGGCTCTGGAAGGTGGGAACGGACAAACCGGTGCGGCCGTTCCCGTACGACGGCGCGCTACTGTCCATCGCGGTCAATCCGTCCGGGGAGTATCTGGCTTCGGGAAATCTCGACGGCTCAGTGCATTTGTTTCGCACGGACAGCGAGCAGAATTGGCACATGTCCGGTTATCCGATGAAGGTGACCTCGGTCAGGTTCGACCATAACGGGCTCAATCTGTTCACGGCCTCCGGTCCCGCTCTCGTCTCCTGGAACATGAAAAAATTCGAAGGCACCGGCGGGCGCCTGTTCAAAGGACACCTGGGATGGATTCAGGAGATCGCCTGTCATCCCAACCTGTCGCTCGTCGCGACGGTTGGCGAGGACGGCCTCTTATGTATCTGGGAGCCGCAGACCACCAAGCCGATTCTCAGCCAGGAAGTGAACAAGTCGGGCGGGCTGTCCACGGTCGCCTGGAGTCCTCACGGCACATGGCTGGCGACCGGCACGAATGACGGCGTGGTGTCGCTGTTCTCCGTAGAAGGCATCGGAGAACGGTCATGAACCTGTTCGGAGGGCGTCGTACTATCGCTCCGGATCAGGCAGAGCGCATCAAGGCCTGGGCTCGCAGGCTGTGGGCACTGCCCGACGAGACCACCGTGATGGTCACGGAATTGGAGTGCCGTGAGCCGGGATGCCCGCCGATCGAAACCGTCCTCGCGGTGCTCGAAGGGCCGGGAAGGACGACACAATACAAAATCCACAAAGCGGCCGACGAGGTGTCTCAAGCGGATGTCGAGGCGTTGGCGGCCGGAGAGGAGCCGCATCATGCCCACTAAGGCCACGCGAGCCAGAGCCTCAGCTTCTCCGGTCTATGTGATCGCCGGTTTTCTCGGTAGCGGGAAAACGACACTGCTGAAACGGGTGCTGGCTCATGAATTGGAGCGTGGCGTCAAACCGGCCGTGCTGATGAACGAGTTCGGTGAAGTCGATGTGGACGGGGCCGTCCTGCACGCACATCCCCGATCCAACGAGATCGAGGTAGAGTCGCTGCTGAGCGGCTGTCTTTGCTGTGACCTGTCGGGGGCGTTCACCGAGAAGGTCGGCCATCTCTTGAAAAAAACGCAGGGCGCTCCGCTGTTCGTCGAAACGACCGGCTTAGCGGACACGGGCCAGGTGGTGGCCGGCGTTGAGCAGGCCTTGGCCGAGCATTCGGATACGGCCAGGCTGGCTTCGGTGATCGTGATGGTCGACGCGCCGCGATTCCTGAAGCTCGGCGCGTTCTGGCCTGCAGCGAACGACCATCTCAAACGAGCCGATACGGTGATCTTGAATAAGCTCGATCAGATCGACGACCGTCAGGTCGCGCTCGTGGAGGGACGGGTCAGATCGGCCAATCCCGCAGCGCGTATTGTCAGGGCGGTCCATGCGGATGTCCCGATCAATCGACTGTTAGAAGTGCGGGCAGAGAGGCGCAGGGCGAAGATTGTCACCGGTCCGTTCAAGGATTCTACCGCGGGGTACCGGAGCGGCAGCTTCAAAATCCTGCGGCCGTTCGAGCCGGATCGGCTGGGGCGCTGGTTGAGGCGATATCAACGCTCCGTGGTGCGGCTGAAGGGATACGCCAGAGTTCAGGGGCGTCAAGGGATGCAGGAGGTGCAGTGGGTAACGGGCGCTTTGTCCATTGCGCCGTACCAGGGTGCGAAGCAGTCGCAAGCGAGGATTGTGGTGATCGGCCGGCGGGTGGCCTGGCATCGGTTTCTGGAAGGGCTTGAACAGTGTCTCGTGCAGCCGGAGCGGGACACCACTGGTCGGCGTCGGGTCGGGAAGAAGGTTCCGTGATGAGGGGGTGTGATCATGATGACAACGGTAGGCAAGGGGCACACCTTGATTGATGATCCGGTTGCGCGCCGGCTGGTCAAGGACGCGCACAGTCGTATGTACAAATGGCCCGCCTCCTTCGCCGGCTATCGGGCGAACATGACGCTGAACGAGGACGGGCGGATTTGGGCCGGGAGCGTACGGCTCGTGCCCAGGAAAGACACTACCGTCGAGTTGGCCGGTGCCGACCCGTCGCTGCAAGAGTGGGTACGTGAGCGGTTGTGGACCCAGGGGATGCACCTGGCCTCTGCCTCCTTCGAGGAAGGCGACGGGAAATATGTGTTGTCCTTCGACCCAGACGACGATCCCGCCGTTCCGCATCCGCGCGGGCGGCGCGTCTTGCTCACCGGTGGGCGACTCGAATCGTGGTACCGAATCAAGGATCATCGTTATACCCAGATTGGTCGTCTCACCCCCATGACCGAGCGTCGCGTGAACACGATCGAACGATACGATCAGGCGCCGGATGGTCGGCAGTATTCCTCGCACTACGT of Fimbriimonadaceae bacterium contains these proteins:
- a CDS encoding GTP-binding protein, which produces MPTKATRARASASPVYVIAGFLGSGKTTLLKRVLAHELERGVKPAVLMNEFGEVDVDGAVLHAHPRSNEIEVESLLSGCLCCDLSGAFTEKVGHLLKKTQGAPLFVETTGLADTGQVVAGVEQALAEHSDTARLASVIVMVDAPRFLKLGAFWPAANDHLKRADTVILNKLDQIDDRQVALVEGRVRSANPAARIVRAVHADVPINRLLEVRAERRRAKIVTGPFKDSTAGYRSGSFKILRPFEPDRLGRWLRRYQRSVVRLKGYARVQGRQGMQEVQWVTGALSIAPYQGAKQSQARIVVIGRRVAWHRFLEGLEQCLVQPERDTTGRRRVGKKVP
- a CDS encoding DUF3386 family protein, with protein sequence MMTTVGKGHTLIDDPVARRLVKDAHSRMYKWPASFAGYRANMTLNEDGRIWAGSVRLVPRKDTTVELAGADPSLQEWVRERLWTQGMHLASASFEEGDGKYVLSFDPDDDPAVPHPRGRRVLLTGGRLESWYRIKDHRYTQIGRLTPMTERRVNTIERYDQAPDGRQYSSHYVMTYFTLDGQSVVGMESYVNEYLDIDGMWLPLRRCVSFGESGTVKTRVIELSQHEVW